The nucleotide window CAGTGCAAGCAAAGTGTTAAGACTGGAACCGCTGTTCGAATTCTGACCGGTGCTAAAATCCCTAAAGGTGCCAATGCGGTTGTGGCAGAAGAATTTACTGCTTCAAGTAAAGATGTGGTCACTGTAAAAAAGCATTCAGAGCCAGGTCGAAACATTCTTCCAAAAGGTTGTGATGCGGCATTCAATGATCGAATATGCAGCAGGGGGGAGCGATTGTCCCCAGGGAAAATGGGATATTTGGCGGCATCAGGCCACAACAAAATTCCCGTGTTAAAAAAACCCGATATAGCCATCATTGCAACAGGTGATGAGATGGTGACGCCTGGCTGTCCTCTGCCGGAGGGCAAGCTGTTTGCCAGCAACTTGATCACTTTGAATGCCTGGTGCCGACGCTATGGCATGAAAACATCCATGGAAATTGTGAAAGACAAACCAGAGGCAATCTTAAAAACACTGAAACAAGCTGTCAAAACACATGATACAATTTTAACCAGCGGTGGAGCATGGACCGGAGACCGGGATTTTGTGGTAAAAATTTTGCAACGGCTGGGATGGAAACAGATTTTTCACCGGGTCAGAATAGGTCCGGGAAAAGCAGTTGGTTTTGGTCTTCTTAATGAAAAGCCAATCTTTGTTCTTCCAGGTGGTCCTCCATCCAATCTGTTGGCATTTCTTCAGATCGCTTTACCCGGAATCTTAAAACTCGGCGGTTACAGTTCAACAACATTGCCAAAAATCCAAGTGAAGCTTGAGGACACTATTATAAACCAAGATATTGAATGGACGCAATTTATCTTTGGTATTTTTAAGAAAGGAAATGGTCATACCCATTTCAGACCCATTAAACTCAAAAGCCGGCTTCAAACCATAGCAAAAGCAGAAGGAATTCTTATCCTTCCCGAGGGAACGATAAAAATTCCAGTCGGATCAATCGTGCCGGTGCAACTCCTGATTTAAACTTTCTTCCATATTTTTTATTTATTGATCTTAAATTTTTAGTTTCCATTTTAGTTTCTTTCTAAAATTACTCCTGTTTTTCAGGAATAAAAAATTTAATGTTTATGGACACAAAGCTCCTGTTTTTCAGGAATTTTGTGTCCTGAAGATCGTGATATTTTTTAACATATTGAATTTATTTACAATAATCATATGCTAATCTATTGGCAAGCCTTTTGCAATAGTATGGATTAGCAGCAAACGCCTTGTTTTTTTGGAGAAGTAGAATGTTTAAAATACTTTTTTATTGTTCTCAGGAATTAAATGGTTCCTTTACGGAATTAAGAAAAATAGTAGAGAAAGAAATTTCTTCGGATCATATCGATATCATCAAAAAGTTTCATACATTATCAAAGAAACTTAAAGACGTTAACAATCAATATAATATCGCAATTCTCACGGCCTGCAATATGGAGGAGCTTAATTGTCTTCATGCTTGGAAAGACTGCTTAATTCACATGGATATTATTCTTATTGTACCTAAAAATGATAAAAAAGCCCTCATTTATGGAAGAGAACTTTATCCGCGATATATTACCGAGATTGGTCGTAATTATGGGTACTTGAATCATATTTTACATAATTTAATTCAGCGTTCAAAGACCAGAGAAATTTAATGGAAAACCAAAATTAAAAATGATCATAAAGGAGAAATTGCATGTTAGAAAAAGTGTCGGTACAAAACGCGGTTGGTACTCGCCTTGCCCATGATATTACTGAAATCAGACCGGGTGAATTTAAGGGCCCTGCATTCAGAAAAGGGCATACAGTCTGTGATGGAGATATCTGCCATCTTCAAAAACTTGGCAAGAACCATCTCTATCTGCTTAATATGGAAGAAGGTGAAATCCATGAAAACCAGGCTGCAAAAATTCTGGCAAAAGGTCTGGCCGGTCAAGGGATAGAATGGAATGACGATCCAAAAGAAGGGAAAATCACCTTGCATGCCGCATATGACGGCATTCTTTCCATTAATATCGCATCATTGGCTGCATTCAATCTGATAGATGAGGTCATGTGTGCTACCCAGCATAATAACACACTTGTTAAAAAAGGCGATCTGGTTGCTGCCACCCGTGCAATTCCTCTGGTCATGAAACAGGCGCCTATTGAACGAGCCGCGTTGATCGGGTCCCATGATAAAGGAATAGTCAGCGTCAAACCGTTGAAAAACCTTAAAACAGGCTTGGTTATAACAGGGAGTGAGGTTTATAACGGATTGATTGAAGACGGGTTTGCTCCAGTGTTGTCAAAGAAAATCAATGATCTTGGTTCCCGGATACTGAGCGTAAAATATGCGCCTGATGATTCAAATCATATTCAGCAGGCTATTTTAAACTGCCTGGATTCAGGGTGTGATCTCATTATTTTGAGCGGCGGGATGAGTGTTGATCCCGATGACGTGACCCGGACGGGTATTCAGCAGGCCGGGGCAACCGAGATGTATTACGGGAGTGCGGTGCTGCCGGGTGCCATGTTTCTTGTGGCATATATCAATGATATACCGCTTTTGGGTGTGCCTGCATGCGGACTGTTCCATCGAATTACAGTATTGGATCTGATAC belongs to Desulfobacula toluolica Tol2 and includes:
- a CDS encoding molybdopterin molybdotransferase MoeA, with protein sequence MKTSLIGYQEAIQLILSNITPLKSETVSLTEYDDRVIAGNLNALVNSPSVNASMKDGYAIRSSDIAHATSENPVQLKINGMATAGNQCKQSVKTGTAVRILTGAKIPKGANAVVAEEFTASSKDVVTVKKHSEPGRNILPKGCDAAFNDRICSRGERLSPGKMGYLAASGHNKIPVLKKPDIAIIATGDEMVTPGCPLPEGKLFASNLITLNAWCRRYGMKTSMEIVKDKPEAILKTLKQAVKTHDTILTSGGAWTGDRDFVVKILQRLGWKQIFHRVRIGPGKAVGFGLLNEKPIFVLPGGPPSNLLAFLQIALPGILKLGGYSSTTLPKIQVKLEDTIINQDIEWTQFIFGIFKKGNGHTHFRPIKLKSRLQTIAKAEGILILPEGTIKIPVGSIVPVQLLI
- a CDS encoding molybdopterin-binding protein: MLEKVSVQNAVGTRLAHDITEIRPGEFKGPAFRKGHTVCDGDICHLQKLGKNHLYLLNMEEGEIHENQAAKILAKGLAGQGIEWNDDPKEGKITLHAAYDGILSINIASLAAFNLIDEVMCATQHNNTLVKKGDLVAATRAIPLVMKQAPIERAALIGSHDKGIVSVKPLKNLKTGLVITGSEVYNGLIEDGFAPVLSKKINDLGSRILSVKYAPDDSNHIQQAILNCLDSGCDLIILSGGMSVDPDDVTRTGIQQAGATEMYYGSAVLPGAMFLVAYINDIPLLGVPACGLFHRITVLDLILPRVMAGEHIDKKELAFLGHGGLCMNCKKCTFPHCPFGKGV